The Dioscorea cayenensis subsp. rotundata cultivar TDr96_F1 unplaced genomic scaffold, TDr96_F1_v2_PseudoChromosome.rev07_lg8_w22 25.fasta BLBR01001396.1, whole genome shotgun sequence genome contains a region encoding:
- the LOC120256335 gene encoding heterogeneous nuclear ribonucleoprotein A3-like — translation MASSKSLVSTVLLAAIFFFSLKVNASRELNEQTHNNKVSNGPENEDKTSAGLKFSIGHNNNGGDTIPYPSTGGYLPGNELPGSECYLPGNVYPGMAGYLPGYPYFGGYNGGLPFFGNGPRNFGSFPRGGYNGNIGGGSGLGNYGGYP, via the exons ATGGCTTCTTCTAAGTCTCTTGTTTCAACTGTTCTCTTAGCagccattttctttttttctctaaagGTGAATGCGTCCAGAGAGCTAAATGAGCAAACTC ATAACAATAAGGTTAGCAATGGACCGGAAAATGAAGACAAAACGTCAGCTGGATTAAAATTCTCCATAGGCCACAATAATAACGGTGGTGACACTATTCCATACCCCAGTACAGGAGGCTATCTGCCTGGTAACGAATTACCGGGTTCAGAATGTTATCTACCTGGCAATGTATACCCCGGTATGGCAGGTTATTTGCCCGGATATCCTTATTTCGGAGGTTATAATGGAGGCCTACCATTCTTCGGCAATGGCCCTAGAAACTTTGGCAGCTTCCCACGTGGTGGTTACAATGGTAATATTGGTGGTGGCAGCGGCCTGGGCAATTACGGTGGTTACCCATGA